One Heteronotia binoei isolate CCM8104 ecotype False Entrance Well chromosome 20, APGP_CSIRO_Hbin_v1, whole genome shotgun sequence DNA segment encodes these proteins:
- the TFAP4 gene encoding transcription factor AP-4 isoform X1 has protein sequence MEYFMVPAQKVPSLQHFRKSEKEVIGGLCSLANIPLTPETQRDQERRIRREIANSNERRRMQSINAGFQSLKTLIPHTDGEKLSKAAILQQTAEYIFSLEQEKTRLLQQNAQLKRFIQEFSGSSPKRRRAEDKDEGIGSPDIWEDEKAEDLRREMIELRQQLDKERSVRMMLEEQVRSLEAHLYPEKLKVIAQQVQIQQQEQVREQQSHTQLLPMHGPPAPTHHPTVIVPAPPPSHHVTVVTMGPSSVINTISTSRQNLDTIVQAIQHIEGTQEEEQRRAVIVTPVRASLDNSDTASDSEAEDSDAMDHSKAEMP, from the exons CTTGGCCAACATCCCTCTGACCCCGGAGACGCAGCGGGACCAGGAGCGGCGGATACGCAGGGAGATTGCCAACAGCAACGAGCGGCGGCGCATGCAGAGCATCAATGCCGGCTTCCAGTCCCTAAAGACCCTCATCCCGCACACGGATGGGGAAAAGCTTAGCAAG GCAGCTATCCTCCAGCAGACAGCAGAATACATCTTCTCTCTGGAGCAGGAGAAGACCCGGCTGTTGCAGCAGAACGCCCAACTCAAGCGGTTCATCCAG GAGTTCAGCGGCTCCTCCCCGAAGCGGCGGAGGGCGGAGGACAAAGACGAGGGCATCGGCTCCCCAGACATCTGGGAGGATGAGAAGGCCGAGGACTTGCGCCGGGAGATGATTGAGCTCCGCCAGCAGCTGGACAAGGAGCGCTCTGTCCGCATGATGCTGGAGGAGCAG GTGCGCTCGCTGGAGGCTCACCTGTACCCGGAGAAGCTGAAGGTGATCGCTCAGCAGGTGCAGATCCAGCAGCAGGAGCAGGTGCGGGAGCAGCAGAGCCACACCCAG CTCTTGCCCATGCACGGCCCTCCAGcgcccacccaccacccaacGGTGATTGTGCCGGCCCCGCCACCCTCCCACCACGTCACTGTGGTCACCATGGGCCCGTCCTCTGTGATCAACACTATCTCCACATCCAGGCAGAATCTGGATACCATCGTTCAG gcCATCCAGCACATCGAGGGGACGCAGGAGGAGGAGCAGCGGCGCGCCGTCATCGTGACCCCCGTCCGGGCGAGCCTGGACAACTCCGACACAGCCTCCGACTCAGAAGCAGAGGACAGTGACGCCATGGATCACAGCAAGGCCGAGATGCCCTGA